The sequence TGCGCAAGCTCTGCCGGGCTGGCGGGTGCCGGGTCACGGCCATGGCGTTGCGCGGCCTGGCTGGCGAAATGCTCGAACAGCAGCGGAATGTCTTCGCGTCGGTCGCGCAGCGGGGGGATGTGCAGTTCGGCGACGTTGAGGCGGTACAGCAGGTCTTCGCGGAATCGCCCGCCGCGCACTTCTTCGAGCAGGTCCGGCTTGGCGGCGCTGATGACCCGCAGGTCGACCTCGATGCTGCGGTTGGAGCCAAGCCGCTCCAGGGTTTTTTCCTGCAACACGCGCAGCAGCTTGACCTGCTGGGCCAGCGGCATGCTTTCGATCTCGTCGAGGAACAGGGTGCCGCCGTGGGCATGCTCGATGCGGCCGATGCGCTTGCCCTGCGCGCCGGTGAAGGCGCCGCTTTCGTGCCCGAACAGCTCGCTTTCGAAGATGGTTTCAGGAATGGCCGCGCAATTGAGCGCCACGAACGGGTTGCGTGCTCGGGGACTGAAGTCGTGCAGGCAACGGGCGACCTGCTCCTTGCCGCTGCCGGTGTCGCCGCGGATCAGGACGTTGACGTTGGTGCCGGCCAGTTCCAGTACCTGGCGACGAAGGTTTTCCATGGTGCGCGAGACGCCGAGCAGCATCGACTCGATACGCCCCTTGCGGGTGAACTGCTCGCGCAGCTGACGGTTCTCGCAGACCAGCCGGCGCTTGTCCTGCGCGCGACGCACGCTGTCGAGCAGGCGCTCCGGCGTGAAGGGTTTTTCGATGAAGTCATAGGCGCCTTGGCGCAGCGCCTGCACGGCCATGGGCACGTCGCCATGGCCGGTCACCATGATCACCGGCAGCTCGGGGTCCAGCGCCACCAGTCGCTCCAGCAGGCCGAGGCCGTCGAGGTCGGGCATGCGCACGTCGCTGATCAGTACGCCGGGGAAGTCCCGGTTGATCGATGCCAGCGCCTGCTGAGCGCTGGCGCAGGTGCGCACCGTGAAGCCGGACAGCTCCAGCCACTGCTGCACTGCCTGGCGTATCGCCGCTTCGTCGTCGATGAAGATGACCTGACCGCTCATGTCCCACTCCTCCTGCGAGTCGCCAGTCTACTAGGCGAGCGTCTGTTCGGCTGCCGGCAGATGCAGTACGAAAACCGCGCCGAGCGCATCGTTGTGCACGTCCAGATTACCGCCAAGATCGCGCACGATGCCGTAGGACACGGCGAGTCCCAAGCCCAGCCCCCGGCCGACCGGCTTGGTGGTGAAGAAGGGCTCGAACACCTGATCCAGATGCTCGCTGGCAACGCCGCCGCCGCTGTCGGCGACACTCAGCGTCCAGCCATCGCGGTCACGCGTGCAGTCGATGCGCAGCTGACGGACCTCGCTTTCGTGCATGGCATCGAGTGCATTGGTCAGCAGGTTGATCAGGACCTGTTCCAGGCGAATGGCGTCCCCGTTGACCCAGGCGTCGGCGGGCACCTGGCGCAGCACCTCGACCTCGTCGCCGCGAATGCGCGGACCGAGCAACTGCAGCGCTTGGTCCAGCACCTCGGCCAGACTCAACCGCTGGCGAAGGCCGGCAGGGCTTTTGCGGGCGAACGTCTTCAGATGGCCGGTCAGCGCGGCCATGCGCTCGAGCAGGCCCTCGACCTGGGAGAGACCTTCTCGCACGGCCTCGGTGCGACCGTTGTCGAGCAGTAACCGCTGGCTGGCCAGCTGCATGCGCAGGGCCGTCAGCGGCTGGTTGATTTCATGGGCGAGCGCGGCGGACATCTGCCCCAGCGCGGCCATGCGCGCAGCGTGCACCAGCTCGTCCTGGGCGGTGTGCAGTTCACGGGTACGAGCCTCCACGAGCCGCTCCAGCTCGCTGCGGCTGCGCTGCTCGACGCGGCGCGTCTTGCGTCGCTGGGCCAGGTAGAGCAGCAGGAACGCCAGGGTCATCCAGACACCGGCGGCGGCCAGACGATAGCTGCGCACATTGGCGGCAATCAGCTGCGGCTCCTGCAACAGATGCAGCGTCCAGTTTTCTTCGGGCAATTGCAGGCGCTGCCAGAGGTAGTTGCGACGCCCGTCGGGGCCATCCACCTGGCGCCGCTCGCTGTCCTCCGCGATCCGCTGCAGGCTGTGGCTCGACAGCGGTTGCAGGTTCTGCTCGGCGTAGCGGCGCGCGGCGACCAGTTGATTGCGCACCGTCTCGCTGAGCGGACGCAGGTAGCGGAAACGCCAGGCGGGACGGTTGGTGAGGATGACGATGTCCAGCGAGTCGGCCACCAGCAGGATGCCCGACTGCCCGACCCAGTCGCGTTGCATGTCTTCGAGTTCGAGCTTGACCACCAGCACGCCGACCACCTCGCCGTCGCCATTCTTCACCGAACTGGACAGGAAATAGCCGGGGATGCCGGTGGTCACCCCGACCGCGAAATAGCGGCCGGAGTCGTTCGCCAACGCATCAAGAAAGTAAGGGCGGAAAGAGTAGTTGTTGCCGACGAAGCTGGTCCATTCGCGCCAATTGCTCGCCGCAAGGGTCTCGCCGTTGCGATCGAGCAGGTAGAGCACGGATGAACCTGCCGCCTGGTTCTGCTGCTCCAACCGCTGGTTCAACTGTTCGCGCAGCGCCTGGTCGTCGGGATTGCCGAGCAGCCCGAGGATGTCACTGTCCAGGGCCAGCAAGGCCGGCACCGAACGGAAGCGTTCGACCTGGGTATGGATCGCCTGCGCGTACAACTCCAGTTGCCCCCGTGCTTCCTGGCTGCGTTCGGCCCAGGCGCGGCGCTCGGCGAGCTGGCCGGCCCAGTGAATGCTCAGCAACAGCCCGAGGAGGATCAGCAGGACGATGAGAATGACGCGCAAGCGGCTGGAAAGAACAGGCATGACGGGCTCGCTGTGGGGACCCTGCATAGTAAGCCAAAGCGCGGGTGCGGTGTTTTGCCACGTCGTGGGGCATCCGGGAGGTCGCGGGTCGCGACGCCGGGTCGATTTGAGTATCCTTGTCGCCCTTTCGACGGCGCAGGTCCGTCGAAGCCTCGACAGAGATGATCAAATTCCATGACCTGGCTGCCTGGTCCGCCATAGCGCAACGCCCCCTTCGCCTGATCGTGACCGCCTGTCATGGGAGCGGTCGCGGTCTGCCGTGCGCCGCGCATCGTGCGCGAGTTTGCACCCATACTCGAACGTGAAAACAGGTCTCGCTTCAGCCTGCCCACCTCAACGCAGCCTGGCGGCGGTGCCTTTGCTCTGGATGGTCCGATGCTCCACTCGATCAAACAAAACTGGTTCTACAACCTGCGCGGCGACGTGCTGTCCGGGCTCGTCGTCGCCCTGGCCCTGATCCCCGAGGCGATCGCCTTTTCGATCATCGCCGGGGTCGATCCGCGGGTCGGCCTGTACGCCTCCTTCTGCATCGCGGTGGTAATCGCCTTTGTGGGCGGTCGCCCAGGCATGATCTCGGCGGCGACCGGCGCCATGGCACTTCTGATGGTGACGCTGGTTCGCGACCATGGCTTGCAATACCTGCTGGCGGCGACCCTGCTGTGCGGCGTGTTGCAGATCGGCGCCGGCTACCTGCGGCTTGGTTCGCTGATGCGGTTCGTCTCGCGCTCGGTGGTCACCGGCTTCGTCAACGCACTGGCGATTCTCATCTTCATGGCGCAGTTGCCTGAGCTGACCGACGTCACCTGGCATGTCTACGCGATGACCGCCGCGGGCCTGGGCATCATCTACCTGTTTCCCTATGTGCCGAGGATCGGACGGATCATTCCGTCGCCGCTGGTGTGCATCCTCAGCCTTACCGCCGTGGCGATGTACCTGGGCCTGGACATCCGCACCGTCGGCGACATGGGCGACCTGCCCGATACGCTGCCGGTCTTCCTCTGGCCGCAGGTGCCGCTGACCTTCGAAACCCTGGCGATCATCTTCCCGTATTCCGCCGCGCTGGCGGTGGTGGGGCTGCTGGAATCACTGATGACCGCCACCATCGTCGACGAACTCACCGACACCGGCAGCGACAAGAACCGCGAGTGCAAGGGCCAGGGCGTCGCCAACATCGTCTCCGGCCTGTTCGGTGGCATGGCGGGCTGCGCGATGATCGGCCAGTCGGTGATCAATGTGAAATCGGGTGGCCGTACCCGTCTGTCGACCCTGATAGCCGGTGTGGTGCTGTTGCTGCTGGTCGTGTTTCTCAGCGACTGGGTCAGCCGGATACCCATGGCGGCGCTGGTGGCGGTGATGATCATGGTGTCCATCGGCACCTTCAGCTGGGATTCGCTGCGCAACCTCCGGCGCTACCCGCTCTCGACCAACATCGTCATGGTGGTGACCGTGACCGTCGTCGTACTGACCCACAACCTCGCGTATGGTGTGCTGGCTGGCGTGCTGCTGGCCGCGATGTTCTTTGCCAACAAGGTCGGGCATTACCTGCACATCGATTCGCAGCTGGACAGCGACGGCAACCAGCGCACCTATCGGGTGGTGGGGCAGGTCTTCTTCAGTTCCTCGGACAAGTTCAGCGCCGCCTTCGACTTCAAGGAAGCCATCGCCCGGATTACCATCGACCTCAGCCACGCGCATCTCTGGGACATCACGGCGGTCTCCGCGCTGGACAAGGTGGTGCTCAAGTTCCGCCGCGAGGGCACCGTAGTCCAGGTGCTGGGCCTGAACGAAGCCAGCGCGACGATTGTCGACCGCTTCGGGGTGCACGATAAACCCGATGGCACCGACTCGCTCATGAGCCATTGATCAGGAGGACGGATATGAACCACGTAATGGCTTGCATCGACGGTTCCCCTTCGGCGGCGGCCGTCTGCGATTGCGCCGCCTGGGCCAGCCAGCGGCTCGATGCCCCGTTGACCCTGCTGCACGTACTCGATCAGCAGCAGTACCCGGCGACCGGCAATCTCAGCGGCATCATCGGCCTCGGCAGTCGCGAGTATTTGCTGGAGGAGCTGGCCGCGCTGGACGAGAAGCGCAGCAAGCTGGCGCTCGAAGAAGGCCGGATGATGCTCGATGCCGCGCGGCAGCGGGTCATCACCGCGGGCGTGGCGCAGCCGGACGTGCGCCAGCGCCATGGCGATCTGGTGGAAGTCGTGCGTGAGCTGGAGGCGGAC is a genomic window of Stutzerimonas stutzeri containing:
- a CDS encoding sigma-54-dependent transcriptional regulator, which produces MSGQVIFIDDEAAIRQAVQQWLELSGFTVRTCASAQQALASINRDFPGVLISDVRMPDLDGLGLLERLVALDPELPVIMVTGHGDVPMAVQALRQGAYDFIEKPFTPERLLDSVRRAQDKRRLVCENRQLREQFTRKGRIESMLLGVSRTMENLRRQVLELAGTNVNVLIRGDTGSGKEQVARCLHDFSPRARNPFVALNCAAIPETIFESELFGHESGAFTGAQGKRIGRIEHAHGGTLFLDEIESMPLAQQVKLLRVLQEKTLERLGSNRSIEVDLRVISAAKPDLLEEVRGGRFREDLLYRLNVAELHIPPLRDRREDIPLLFEHFASQAAQRHGRDPAPASPAELAQLLSHDWPGNVRELINAAERHALGLTPPPTGITTSARPGTSLAEQMEAFESQCLHSALQQHKGNITEVMNQLQLPRRTLNEKMQRHGLSRSDYLPSGSHDG
- a CDS encoding SulP family inorganic anion transporter, coding for MLHSIKQNWFYNLRGDVLSGLVVALALIPEAIAFSIIAGVDPRVGLYASFCIAVVIAFVGGRPGMISAATGAMALLMVTLVRDHGLQYLLAATLLCGVLQIGAGYLRLGSLMRFVSRSVVTGFVNALAILIFMAQLPELTDVTWHVYAMTAAGLGIIYLFPYVPRIGRIIPSPLVCILSLTAVAMYLGLDIRTVGDMGDLPDTLPVFLWPQVPLTFETLAIIFPYSAALAVVGLLESLMTATIVDELTDTGSDKNRECKGQGVANIVSGLFGGMAGCAMIGQSVINVKSGGRTRLSTLIAGVVLLLLVVFLSDWVSRIPMAALVAVMIMVSIGTFSWDSLRNLRRYPLSTNIVMVVTVTVVVLTHNLAYGVLAGVLLAAMFFANKVGHYLHIDSQLDSDGNQRTYRVVGQVFFSSSDKFSAAFDFKEAIARITIDLSHAHLWDITAVSALDKVVLKFRREGTVVQVLGLNEASATIVDRFGVHDKPDGTDSLMSH
- a CDS encoding sensor histidine kinase, which codes for MPVLSSRLRVILIVLLILLGLLLSIHWAGQLAERRAWAERSQEARGQLELYAQAIHTQVERFRSVPALLALDSDILGLLGNPDDQALREQLNQRLEQQNQAAGSSVLYLLDRNGETLAASNWREWTSFVGNNYSFRPYFLDALANDSGRYFAVGVTTGIPGYFLSSSVKNGDGEVVGVLVVKLELEDMQRDWVGQSGILLVADSLDIVILTNRPAWRFRYLRPLSETVRNQLVAARRYAEQNLQPLSSHSLQRIAEDSERRQVDGPDGRRNYLWQRLQLPEENWTLHLLQEPQLIAANVRSYRLAAAGVWMTLAFLLLYLAQRRKTRRVEQRSRSELERLVEARTRELHTAQDELVHAARMAALGQMSAALAHEINQPLTALRMQLASQRLLLDNGRTEAVREGLSQVEGLLERMAALTGHLKTFARKSPAGLRQRLSLAEVLDQALQLLGPRIRGDEVEVLRQVPADAWVNGDAIRLEQVLINLLTNALDAMHESEVRQLRIDCTRDRDGWTLSVADSGGGVASEHLDQVFEPFFTTKPVGRGLGLGLAVSYGIVRDLGGNLDVHNDALGAVFVLHLPAAEQTLA